A genomic region of Dreissena polymorpha isolate Duluth1 chromosome 4, UMN_Dpol_1.0, whole genome shotgun sequence contains the following coding sequences:
- the LOC127878901 gene encoding THAP domain-containing protein 11-like: MDGSQKKKRSPRIVGKYKGYKGDYCCVPGCTNSRGSCNRLGLKVAFYQMPSNPERQKLWLQRIRRGEVDGHGRTVPFIPKSHTRICSHHFVGGAKSDDPVDQSYVPSIFPRNSTSKRVTKTSEQAGLCTPSPVPKKGTKRKIDEQDARRSKIPRQLQYPGETGGKAVWETMTTSNRNPLIREKVV; the protein is encoded by the exons ATGGATGGcagtcaaaaaaaaaaaagatcccCCAGAATTGTTGGGAAGTACAAAGGGTACAAGGGTGATTATTGTTGTGTTCCCGGTTGCACAAATTCTAGAGGGTCGTGTAATCGCCTGGGATTGAAGGTGGCATTCTACCAAATGCCATCAAATCCTGAACGGCAAAAGCTTTGGTTACAGAGGATACGACGAGGAGAAGTTGACGGCCATGGCAGAACAGTTCCATTCATTCCAAAGTCCCATACACGGATCTGCTCACACCATTTCGTAGGAG GTGCCAAAAGCGATGATCCTGTTGACCAGTCATATGTGCCTTCCATATTCCCACGGAATTCCACATCAAAAAGAGTGACAAAAACTTCAGAACAAGCAG GTTTGTGTACACCTTCACCTGTACCTAAAAAGGGAACAAAGAGGAAGATCGACGAACAAGATGCTCGCAGGTCTAAGATTCCACGACAGCTGCAATATCCTGGGGAGACGGGTGGAAAAGCGGTTTGGGAAACCATGACTACATCAAATCGAAACCCTTTGATCAGGGAGAAAGTAGTGTAG
- the LOC127878902 gene encoding uncharacterized protein LOC127878902, translating into MASSNTHVHVSKYSSYNQIAGLKADELKKLCVTNNVDPKLPKKARIILVCHIVGISTVGTNLSGNVCLHSNVKSLTSAQRHEYEKLTVKNISQITEWTKDLYKLPAVEDKDKKTYLLNTEQIDEASVRTYKLSRPYQLKQFVHSVEVNENMHSETFIILKAQCNPSQATSADEIKLVYVVLDKITGTPYGGFCTCTVGCSQTCGHIGAVLFAVADALANGTWGTKACTEELCAWTDHKGSKCSPSLFSEIAVMKQEKTLKRTTQQYGKTLLKNTQPTKEALMELRANLLMATHHTGQYCPAVHVLHKFSEQGQLPSQLYQIFCQTTVQSWHIPMRL; encoded by the coding sequence ATGGCTAGTAGCAATACCCATGTTCATGTATCGAAGTATTCATCATACAACCAGATTGCAGGGTTGAAGGCTGATGAACTAAAGAAGCTATGCGTCACCAATAACGTTGACCCAAAATTGCCAAAGAAAGCAAGGATTATTCTTGTTTGCCACATCGTTGGCATATCTACTGTCGGAACAAATCTGTCTGGCAATGTGTGCCTGCATTCAAATGTTAAGTCATTGACCAGTGCTCAGAGACACGAATATGAGAAGCTGACAGTAAAAAACATCAGCCAGATTACTGAGTGGACAAAGGACCTGTATAAGCTTCCAGCTGTTGAAGACAAGGATAAAAAGACATACCTTCTCAACACAGAACAGATTGACGAGGCAAGTGTTCGAACTTACAAACTCTCGAGGCCTTACCAGCTTAAACAGTTTGTTCACTCTGTGGAAGTTAATGAGAACATGCATTCAGAAACATTCATAATCCTTAAAGCGCAATGCAATCCATCACAGGCAACTAGTGCAGATGAAATCAAGCTTGTTTATGTGGTGTTGGACAAAATTACAGGGACACCCTATGGTGGATTCTGCACCTGCACTGTTGGTTGTTCTCAGACATGCGGGCATATAGGAGCCGTGCTGTTTGCAGTAGCAGACGCGCTGGCCAACGGAACTTGGGGTACAAAGGCGTGCACAGAGGAACTGTGTGCATGGACAGATCATAAAGGCAGCAAATGTTCACCCTCACTGTTTAGTGAAATTGCAGTGATGAAACAGGAGAAGACATTGAAAAGGACCACACAGCAGTATGGGAAAACTTTGCTGAAAAACACCCAGCCAACCAAGGAGGCACTAATGGAACTGCGTGCCAATCTCCTAATGGCTACGCATCATACTGGCCAATATTGCCCAGCTGTACATGTGCTGCACAAGTTTAGTGAGCAGGGCCAACTACCTTCACAGCTTTACCAGATTTTCTGCCAAACGACTGTGCAGAGCTGGCATATTCCTATGAGACTGTAG